A portion of the Clostridium gelidum genome contains these proteins:
- a CDS encoding RidA family protein translates to MREIIRTEIDKEWAHSAIVEAGDYVYISYCMKSEGQSIENQINGAFDVLSERLEKIGLTLKSVAQMDCLFRDIKDLSFLGEIIKERFEGKYPARKAYETKFIRDGIDFQVDAIAFREN, encoded by the coding sequence ATGAGAGAAATTATAAGAACAGAAATAGACAAAGAATGGGCACACTCTGCGATTGTTGAGGCAGGGGATTATGTTTATATCAGCTATTGCATGAAGAGTGAGGGACAATCGATCGAAAACCAAATAAATGGTGCATTTGATGTTTTGAGTGAAAGACTTGAAAAGATAGGATTGACATTGAAATCTGTAGCGCAAATGGATTGTTTATTTAGAGATATTAAAGATTTATCGTTTTTAGGAGAAATAATTAAGGAAAGATTTGAAGGAAAATATCCAGCAAGAAAGGCATATGAAACAAAGTTTATTAGAGATGGAATTGACTTTCAGGTTGATGCAATAGCTTTCAGAGAGAATTAA
- a CDS encoding aspartyl-phosphate phosphatase Spo0E family protein: MNDLCHNCTLNYSIEHCRETLNNIIVEKEYNLLEDEVINKSQLLDDLITECVFCENNLVIL, translated from the coding sequence ATGAATGATTTATGCCATAATTGTACCTTAAATTATAGTATAGAGCACTGTAGGGAAACGTTAAATAATATTATAGTTGAAAAAGAGTACAACCTATTAGAGGATGAAGTAATTAATAAGAGTCAGTTACTTGATGATTTAATAACTGAGTGTGTTTTTTGTGAAAATAATTTAGTTATTCTTTAA
- a CDS encoding GNAT family N-acetyltransferase: MNSNIIFRNVEKLDTESLWNMMNQLDYETKFMMYEPGERIKNLARLQENIDSAVDGNNLSFLAVDGNEIIGYISAQIGNVRREKHSTYIVVGIREKYRNQGIGTKFFKKLDEWALDKKLVRLELTVLCTNEVALNLYKKRGFEIEGTKRKSMFIDGEYVDEYYMSKIIR; encoded by the coding sequence TTGAATAGCAATATTATATTTAGAAATGTTGAAAAATTAGATACAGAATCTTTATGGAATATGATGAACCAATTAGATTATGAAACAAAGTTTATGATGTATGAACCAGGTGAAAGAATTAAAAACTTAGCTAGACTTCAAGAGAATATAGATAGTGCTGTTGATGGAAATAACTTGAGTTTTTTAGCAGTAGACGGGAATGAAATTATAGGATATATTTCAGCACAGATAGGTAATGTAAGAAGGGAAAAACATAGTACATATATAGTAGTTGGTATAAGAGAAAAATATCGCAATCAAGGGATTGGTACAAAATTTTTTAAGAAGTTGGATGAGTGGGCGCTGGATAAGAAACTTGTAAGGCTTGAATTAACTGTACTTTGTACTAATGAAGTAGCTTTAAATTTATATAAAAAAAGAGGTTTTGAAATAGAGGGAACAAAAAGAAAATCGATGTTTATTGATGGAGAATATGTAGATGAATATTATATGTCTAAAATAATTAGATGA
- a CDS encoding GrpB family protein, giving the protein MRTKHVIVEDYNLEWKNEFERIKNELLVILSGKISSIEHVGSTSVEGLAAKPIIDIDIVIDENFEEVRQSLESIGYIYEGDLGVSGRETFKYQNKPHLMVHHLYVCNKDNEELLRHIKFRDYLRQHKEDRDKYSEIKKDMAFKYPEDIDSYIEGKQPVILEIYKKCGLCE; this is encoded by the coding sequence ATGAGAACGAAACATGTAATAGTAGAAGATTATAACCTAGAATGGAAGAATGAATTTGAACGTATAAAAAATGAATTATTAGTAATTTTGTCGGGAAAAATAAGTTCGATTGAGCATGTAGGAAGCACATCTGTTGAAGGATTGGCGGCAAAACCAATTATTGATATAGATATTGTGATTGACGAAAATTTCGAAGAAGTAAGACAATCATTGGAATCAATAGGATATATTTATGAAGGAGATTTAGGTGTATCAGGTAGGGAAACATTTAAGTATCAAAATAAGCCACATTTAATGGTACATCATTTATATGTATGCAATAAAGATAATGAAGAGTTGCTTCGGCATATCAAATTTAGAGATTATTTAAGACAACATAAAGAAGATAGAGATAAATATAGTGAAATAAAAAAGGATATGGCTTTTAAATATCCAGAAGATATAGATTCCTATATTGAAGGAAAGCAACCTGTAATTTTAGAAATATATAAGAAATGTGGCTTATGCGAATAA
- a CDS encoding YdcF family protein has protein sequence MKDKIAESINILGQFCGKRDVSVLTPNELKVKYGLEHVDVMVLFGGSILAGGDVLAEAMKNGIAKKYVIVGGAGHTTETLRVKMHNEFAEVETNGLPEAKVFAAYLKHKYNLEPDFLECKSTNCGNNITYLLDLLKENNISFKSIILSQDATMQHRMEAGLRKYIFQDNIIINYAVYDAEVIVRDNELEFKNDILGMWNMERYITLLMGEIPRLSDDAEGYGPNGKNYIAHVEVPIEVRNAFMELKKEYGSSIREANPLYSS, from the coding sequence ATGAAAGATAAAATAGCAGAAAGTATTAACATATTGGGTCAATTCTGTGGAAAGAGAGATGTCTCTGTGTTGACTCCAAATGAATTAAAAGTAAAATACGGTTTGGAACATGTTGATGTTATGGTTCTTTTTGGTGGAAGTATTTTGGCAGGTGGAGATGTTTTGGCAGAAGCAATGAAAAATGGAATTGCAAAGAAATATGTCATTGTTGGTGGAGCAGGACATACAACAGAAACTTTGCGAGTGAAAATGCATAATGAATTTGCTGAAGTTGAAACTAATGGACTTCCAGAAGCAAAGGTGTTTGCAGCATATTTGAAGCACAAATATAATCTGGAACCAGATTTTTTAGAATGTAAATCCACAAATTGTGGTAACAATATAACATATTTATTAGACTTGTTGAAAGAAAATAATATATCTTTTAAAAGTATAATTCTTTCTCAGGATGCAACTATGCAACATCGTATGGAGGCAGGACTTCGAAAATATATTTTTCAAGATAATATAATAATTAATTATGCAGTTTATGATGCAGAAGTGATTGTACGAGATAATGAATTAGAGTTCAAAAATGATATTTTGGGAATGTGGAACATGGAAAGATATATTACACTATTGATGGGAGAGATTCCACGACTTTCAGATGATGCTGAAGGATATGGACCAAATGGGAAAAATTACATTGCACATGTAGAAGTGCCAATTGAGGTTAGGAATGCGTTTATGGAATTAAAGAAAGAGTATGGCTCTTCCATTCGTGAAGCAAATCCGCTTTATTCATCATAA
- a CDS encoding GNAT family N-acetyltransferase, whose protein sequence is MRFGEKEIELKDGTTCILRSPNEQDAEKMIEYLKMTSEETHFMVRYLEEINLTTDKEIELLKDNLNSNKDMMIAAFVNNELAGNASISCVRDHIKLKHRAVFGISIKEEYWNNGIGNVLLKEVIEQARQIGYEQIELAVFSDNEKAKALYKKYGFEVWGNRKNAYKLKDGTYHDEIIMGRMI, encoded by the coding sequence ATGAGATTTGGAGAAAAGGAAATAGAATTAAAAGATGGGACAACATGCATTTTAAGAAGCCCAAATGAACAGGATGCGGAAAAAATGATTGAATATTTGAAAATGACATCGGAAGAAACACATTTTATGGTTAGATATCTTGAAGAAATTAATTTAACAACTGATAAAGAAATAGAACTTCTTAAGGATAATTTGAATAGCAATAAAGATATGATGATTGCAGCATTTGTTAATAATGAACTTGCAGGTAATGCAAGTATTAGTTGTGTAAGAGACCATATTAAGCTTAAACATAGAGCAGTATTTGGAATTTCTATTAAAGAAGAATACTGGAATAATGGCATTGGAAATGTACTGCTCAAAGAAGTAATTGAACAAGCTAGGCAAATTGGTTATGAACAGATTGAACTTGCTGTATTTTCAGATAATGAGAAAGCAAAAGCTTTATATAAAAAGTATGGTTTTGAGGTTTGGGGTAATAGGAAAAATGCATATAAACTTAAGGATGGAACATATCATGATGAAATCATAATGGGAAGAATGATTTGA